Proteins encoded within one genomic window of Candidatus Brevundimonas colombiensis:
- the gatA gene encoding Asp-tRNA(Asn)/Glu-tRNA(Gln) amidotransferase subunit GatA, whose protein sequence is MSDLTKLTLKAAVDGLKAKEFSSAEITQAFLTNIQASNPTLNAYVEVTADKAMDMARASDARIAAGEGGALEGAPLGIKDLFCTEGVQTTAGSNMLRGFVPPYESTVTANLWRDGAVMLGKLNMDEFAMGSSNETSAFGPVKNPWKSNGSSAELTPGGSSGGSACAVAADLCLAATASDTGGSIRQPAAFTGTVGIKPTYGRASRFGMVAFASSLDQAGPITKTVEDAALLLQSMCSFDAKDSTSLDVSTPDWTKSVGQSVKGLRIGVPREYVVDGMPAEIQALWDQGVAWLKDAGCEIVEISLPHTKYALPTYYIVAPAEASSNLARYDGMRFGHRADDFKSLDDLYATSRAEGFGKEVQRRLTIGAYVLSAGFYDAYYVKALKVRRRIAEDFDNVWGQVDAILTPSTPSAAFALGDKQIDPLTMYLNDVFTVTTNLAGLPGISVPAGVDSGGLPLGLQVIGKALDEATVFQVGAALERAAGFTAKPGRWW, encoded by the coding sequence ATGAGCGACCTGACCAAACTGACCCTGAAGGCGGCCGTCGACGGCCTGAAGGCCAAGGAATTCTCCTCGGCCGAAATCACCCAGGCCTTTCTCACCAATATCCAAGCCTCGAACCCGACCCTGAACGCCTATGTCGAGGTGACGGCGGACAAGGCGATGGACATGGCCCGCGCCTCCGACGCCCGCATCGCCGCAGGCGAGGGCGGGGCGCTGGAAGGCGCGCCGCTGGGGATCAAGGACCTGTTCTGCACCGAGGGCGTGCAGACGACGGCAGGGTCCAACATGCTGCGCGGCTTCGTGCCGCCCTATGAATCGACCGTGACCGCCAATCTGTGGCGCGACGGGGCGGTGATGCTTGGCAAGCTTAACATGGACGAGTTCGCCATGGGCTCGTCCAACGAGACCTCGGCTTTTGGTCCGGTGAAGAACCCGTGGAAGTCGAACGGCTCCAGCGCCGAACTGACGCCGGGCGGTTCGTCGGGCGGTTCGGCCTGCGCCGTCGCGGCGGACCTTTGTCTGGCCGCGACCGCGTCGGACACTGGCGGCTCGATCCGACAGCCCGCCGCCTTCACCGGCACGGTGGGCATCAAGCCGACCTATGGCCGCGCCAGCCGGTTCGGCATGGTGGCCTTCGCCTCGTCGCTGGATCAGGCCGGGCCGATCACCAAGACGGTCGAGGATGCGGCCCTGCTGCTGCAATCCATGTGCTCGTTCGACGCCAAGGATTCGACCAGCCTCGACGTCTCGACGCCGGATTGGACGAAATCAGTCGGTCAGTCGGTCAAGGGCTTGCGCATCGGCGTGCCGCGCGAATATGTCGTGGACGGGATGCCGGCCGAGATTCAGGCCCTGTGGGACCAGGGCGTGGCCTGGCTGAAGGACGCCGGTTGCGAGATCGTCGAGATCAGCCTGCCGCACACCAAATACGCCCTGCCGACCTATTATATCGTGGCGCCCGCAGAGGCCTCGTCCAACCTGGCCCGGTATGACGGGATGCGGTTCGGACACCGGGCGGACGACTTCAAGTCGCTGGATGATCTTTACGCCACCTCGCGCGCGGAAGGCTTCGGCAAGGAAGTCCAGCGTCGTCTGACCATTGGCGCCTATGTGCTGTCGGCCGGTTTCTACGACGCCTATTACGTCAAAGCGCTGAAGGTACGTCGCCGCATCGCCGAGGACTTCGACAATGTCTGGGGTCAGGTGGACGCCATACTGACGCCGTCGACGCCGTCGGCCGCCTTCGCGCTGGGCGACAAGCAGATCGACCCCCTGACCATGTATCTGAACGACGTCTTCACGGTGACGACCAATCTGGCCGGTCTGCCGGGGATTTCGGTGCCGGCGGGCGTGGATTCCGGCGGTCTGCCGCTGGGTCTTCAGGTTATCGGCAAGGCGTTGGACGAGGCCACGGTGTTTCAGGTCGGTGCGGCGCTGGAACGTGCGGCGGGGTTCACCGCCAAGCC
- the ruvX gene encoding Holliday junction resolvase RuvX has product MPVLDLLDLPAACSPNTPWMGLDLGEKTIGVAVSDATRLIASPLELIRKSKFSLEAEQLFKLMAHRKVSALVIGLPVNMDGTEGPRAQSCRAFARNLERLRPVNVAFWDERLSTSAVERFLIEDLDLNRKRRAQVVDRTAAAWILQGALDRVRDQATWI; this is encoded by the coding sequence GTGCCCGTTCTCGATCTTCTCGACCTGCCCGCCGCCTGCTCGCCCAACACGCCGTGGATGGGGCTGGATCTGGGCGAGAAGACCATTGGGGTCGCGGTGTCGGACGCCACGCGCCTGATCGCCTCGCCGCTGGAGCTGATCCGCAAATCCAAATTCTCGTTGGAGGCCGAACAGCTGTTCAAACTGATGGCCCACCGCAAGGTGTCGGCCCTGGTCATCGGCCTGCCGGTCAATATGGACGGCACGGAGGGTCCGCGCGCTCAGTCCTGCCGCGCCTTCGCCCGTAATCTGGAGCGGCTGCGGCCCGTCAACGTCGCTTTCTGGGACGAGCGCCTGTCCACCAGCGCCGTCGAACGCTTCCTGATCGAGGACCTGGACCTGAATCGCAAGCGCCGCGCCCAGGTCGTGGACCGCACCGCCGCCGCCTGGATTCTGCAAGGGGCGCTGGACCGGGTGCGGGATCAGGCGACCTGGATTTGA
- the gatC gene encoding Asp-tRNA(Asn)/Glu-tRNA(Gln) amidotransferase subunit GatC, with the protein MAIDAATVRKVAHLARIKTPEDRLEPLAQELNGILAWIEQLDQVDVDGVEPMTSNVAQPLRLREDVVTDGGKRDAVLSNAPKSADGFFVVPKVVD; encoded by the coding sequence ATGGCCATCGACGCTGCGACGGTGCGCAAGGTTGCGCATCTCGCCCGCATCAAGACCCCCGAGGACCGGCTGGAGCCGCTGGCGCAGGAGCTGAACGGCATCCTGGCCTGGATCGAGCAGTTGGATCAGGTCGATGTCGATGGCGTCGAGCCCATGACCTCGAACGTCGCCCAGCCCTTGCGTCTGCGTGAGGACGTGGTGACGGATGGCGGCAAGCGCGACGCGGTCCTGTCGAACGCTCCGAAATCGGCCGACGGCTTCTTTGTCGTGCCCAAGGTGGTCGACTGA